The genomic region ATTGCCGGGCTGCGGTAAGACTCTGATGGCAAGGATGATCCATTTTTTAAGTGAGCGTACAGACGGTGTTTTTGCTGAGTTTGACACAAAGGCGATTGCACCAGATGATATGGAGAGTTTTCTGTTTGGACAAGCAGCATCAGCAGGCAGTGAGCAAAAGACAGGTCTTTTAAGTAAGGCAAACAACGGAACTTTATATGTCAAAGATTTTTTAAATATGCCTGTGTGGCTTTTGGAAAAACTCGTGATAGCCATAGACAACCACAAGTATTTGCCTGTAGGAGGGGTTGAACCGGAACCCCTGAATATTCGCCTCATAACCTCCGTAAGCAAAGACATTAAAAGTGTTGCTAATTCCGACAACGTGACAGAGGACTTGCTGTACAGGCTAAGTGATTTCTTTTTGCCTGCTCCGCCACTTAAGGACAGGGCAGCAGATATAAAGATTTTGTTTGACCACTTTTTGGCAAACACATGTGCTGGCCTTAAAATAGACGTGCCGATTGTTTCCAATGAGGCCTACAGGTTGCTGGACACTCACGAGTGGCCCGGGAACATTGCAGAGGTAAAGAGCATTGCTAAAAACGCCGTGCTTAAAGCCGCACCTGATATGATTACCATAGAACACATAATGTTTCTAAAACAGCCATACTCACTCCCTCAGGATGGCCCGCTCAGACTAAAGGATGTAATATCAGGGGTCGTAGCCACCTACGAAACAAACATCATCCGGGAGCTCCTTGAAAGATTTAAGGGCAATAAGAGCAAGGTCTCAAGATACCTCGCAATTGACTACAAAACACTGCTCAATAAGATAAAAGAACATAATATATAGGCTTTTGTATGGTTTCTGAATTCCCGTCAGTTAAGGTATAATTACGGGATGCCGGAAACTATAGTGGTAAAGATAGGAAGTAACATTTTAGCCTCTGCAAAGGGGCTAAATGAAAAAACCATAGGGCAACTTGCGTGGGACATTTCGGCAGCACACGATGAGGGCTACGATTTGGTTGTAGTATCGTCGGGTGCTGTAGCTGCCGGGCGATATAAACTTTCGATAGCTGGACATATCCACGATATAAATTTAAAGCAGGCTGTTGCCGCAGTTGGCCAGAGCTCTCTTGTGTGGGCGTATGAGAAGGCATTTGGCGTATTTGACAAGAAAGTAGCTCAGGTACTCCTTACAAGAGATGTTTTTTCTGACAGAAAACGGTTTATTAATGCCGGAAATACCCTTAACACACTTCTTTCTTTAAAGGTAATCCCGATTATAAATGAAAATGACACGGTATCGGTAGAGGAGCTTAAATTTGGTGACAATGATATGTTGGCAGCCCTTGTTGCAAGTCTGCTTAATGCCTCAAAACTCATAATACTTTCCGATGTGGACGGCCTATATACTGCCGACCCAAGGAAAACCAGCAAAGCAAGGTTAATTAGTAACGTAGCTGAGATAACCGATGAAATAGAAGCACTGGCAGGTGGAGCCGGCACAATATCCGGCACAGGCGGAATGTATTCTAAAATCAAGGCCGCTAAAATTGCCACCGCTCACGGTATTCCTGTAACCATTATAAACGGAAAGAAGTCCGGGCAGCTTACGAATGTCCTAAGAGGAAGCACTGCCTTTGGTACTACATTTGCCGCAAAGCAGAGGAAACATGGCGCACGGAAAAGCTGGATAGCCTCCTATCTTCATACCCGCGGCAGTGTCTGTCTTGATGACGGAGCAACGGATGCCGTTGTCAGTAACGGAAAAAGCCTTCTGCCCTCTGGTGTCAGGTCAATTGAAGGTAACTTTGAACGCGGCGATGCCATTTTCTGTATCACACTTGACGGAAAGAAGATTGCTAAAGGGATAGTTAACTACGGGAGCTCCGAGCTTGTGCGCATTGCAGGGCATAAGACCTCAGAAATCGAGAGCATACTTGGTTATAAATACTCTGACGAGATTATCCATAGAAACAATTTGACGTTGTTATAGATGTGCAGAATGTAAAATGTAGTTATAACATTGTAGATTTATACTGTGATGTTTTGCTTGCAATTTTACCGTCTTTAACTGTATTATGGCTGGTGCTATAAGCTTATCGTAGTTACGTGTTATGGGGGAATGGTATTTTTAAAGAATTATGTACGATTTAAAGTCAGACAGTGCTGTGGATGTGGATAAGGACTCCCGGTTAAAGGTGGGAGTTATAGGAACCGGATATTTTGGCAAACACCATGCTCGCGTCCTTTCGGAGATTAAAAACGCTAACCTTGTTGCCGTATCGGATATTAACCTAAGCAGTGCAGAGGAGATTGGCAGCCGTCTCAATGTAAAAGTTTACGAAAACTTCAGGGAACTCTTAAAGCAGGTTGAAGCTGTGGTCATTGCCACCCCTACGGCAACTCATTACAATATAGCGATGGAGTGTATGAATGAGGGGGTGCACCTGTTTGTGGAAAAACCTATAGCCTCCACTGTTGATGAGGCTGATGTAATGATACGCATGTCTCAGAGTAAAGACCTTGTGCTACAGGTAGGGCATATTGAGAGGTTCAACCCGGGGTTTAAGTCAATCGGTAAATGTTTAGTAAATGAGATGCCTTTGTATATAGCGGCTGAGCGTGTGTCACCTCTGATAGAGAGAGCTCTTAATGTGGATGTCACGCTTGATCTGATGATTCACGACATTGACATAGCCTATGCAGTGGCAAAGTCCGAGGTTAAATCGGTGTATGTAACGGAGGAGTCGGTTGTATCAGGGCGGATAGATACAGTAAGCGCCTGGCTTGAGTTTGAAAATGGGATGAGAGCCTTACTCATCGCAGACAGGATGTCTAAAGAAAAACGCAGGACTTTTAAGGCAGTCGGCAGGAATAATTTTTTAAAACTTGATTACATAACACAAGAGCTGCTATGTTATGATTACAATGGAAATATGGAAACGATAAACATAACCTCTGATGTGGAGCCTCTAAAAGAGGAGCTTTCAAGTTTCGTTGACTGTGTGATTAGTGATGGGCATCCGGTAGTGTCGGGATATGACGGCAGGAGGGCACTTGATATTGCCCTTAGGATTAGCAATGCTTTAAGAGAGCATGCAGCAGTGGCAGCAGCTCAAAAATAGTTAAGATCTGATGAAGAGAAAAATATGATACCAATGTTAGACCTGAAAAAGGAATTCCTTGAAATACAGGATGAGGTCATAGGGACAGTTACGGAAATTCTCAAAAGCACCCGCTACGTATTAGGCCCTCATGTTGAAGAGTTTGAAAAGCAATTCAGCCAATTTTTATCCGCTGTGGATGTAAACGATTTACACTCACTGGGGGTGGCCTCAGGCACAGGTGCGCTGTTTTTGAGCCTGGCTGCACTTGGTATAAAAGCAGGCGATGAGGTTATAACAACACCGTTTACTTTTTTTGCCACGGTTGAGAGCATACTCTACATGGGAGCTAAACCCGTGTTTGTTGATATAGATGATAAGACACTAAATATAGATGTTAATAAAATTGAAGACAAAATCACTAAGAAAACCCGCGCCATTTTGCCAGTTCATTTGTTTGGATTGCCGTGCAACATGGACAGAGTCATGGATATTGCCAATAGCCATAATCTTCATGTGATAGAGGACTGCGCTCAATCAACCGGAGCACAGATAAACGGCAGAAGAACCGGTACCTTTGGTGATACCGGATGCTTTAGTTTTTATCCGAGCAAAAACCTAGGCTGCTACGGTGACGGCGGAGCTGTAGTGACAAAAAGTGATACAATTTATGAAAGAATCCGAACTTTAAGAAATCACGGCTCTCGCGGTAATTATGTACATCATGAGGTCGGGTTTAACAGCAGACTGGACGAAATTCAGGCTGGGGTGCTTCTTATAAAACTCAGGAGACTCGACGAAAAAAACAGAATGCGGCGTGAAAATGCCAATCTCTACAATTCGTTCCTTAAAGATGTGGTAAGATGTCCAGCGGAGCCAGATGGCTACGTTCACAGCTACCACCAATATACAATACGCTCTGCGCACAGGGATAAGATAAAAGAGACGCTTTCAAATGAGGGAATATCCTCGGTAGTGTATTACCCATCTCCAATGCACCTTCAAGAGGCGTTAAAAGGACAGGGGATGAAACGGGGGGATTTGCCAGTTTCTGAACAGGCGGCCTCTGAAGTTCTGTCTCTTCCCGTCTATCCTGAGATGCCACAGGAAAGCATAAGAAAAGTAGCCGATATAATCCGATCATGCCTTTCAGGGTGATGATTATAGCCGGAGAGTCCTCTGGTGAGCTTTACGGCGCACTTTTAGCAAAGAAACTTAGGGAAAAATGGCCGAATTTATTTCTTTTAGGCGTGGGCGGCAAGAAAATGGAAACCGAGGGAGTTGAGCTTGTAGCCGGAATAACTGGAGCATTTGGTATATTTGGAGCGATTTCCTCAGTAAAAACACTCTTTGGCACATACAGAAAGCTGATAAAGATTTTTAAAACAAAGCGAGTAGATGTTTTAGTTTTGATAGATTTCCCCGATTTTAATCTTTTTGTAGCAAAGGCAGCTAAAAAGTACGGCATAAAGGTGCTTTACTATGTAAGCCCTCAGGTGTGGGCATGGCGAACCGGGCGCATCAAAAAGATAGCCGAGCGTTCCCACATAATAGCGGCAATATTGCCGTTTGAGCCGGAAATGTATGAAAAAGCCGGGACAGACTGTGAGTTTGTAGGGCATCCGGCTATGGAGGAACTGTCTCAGCATGTATCTGATACCGAATCGTTAAAAGCAGAGTTTTCCATAAACCCCGATGCCCCTGTGCTTGGAATTTTCCCGGGCAGCAGACACGGGGAACTTAAGCGCCATTTACCGGTAATCGTTGACACAATTAAGACCATAAAGGCCGTTCATCCTGAGTTTCAATTTGTAATAGCAGTGGCTCCCAATCTGCAAACAGAAAAGTATAAGGCGCAATTTGACGCTCTTAACGCACACGGAGTTAAGTTTGTTGCCGAAAGATCACTGGATGTTCTTGCCATAAGTGACGTGGCCCTTATGAAATCCGGCACGGCAGCGTTTCAGGCAGCCCTTATGGGGGTGCCTCTTGTAGTGTTTTATAAGATGCCTGCCATTGAATTTCGTATAGCAAAGCTGATTATAGACGTTAGCCACATAAACCTTGCAAATCTCATCATGGAGCGCGAGGTGGTGAAAGAATTAATTCAGGAAGATGCCACCTCAGCCCGCATCTCAGCAGAGATTGTGAGTCTTTATGAGGATAGTGCAAAACGTAAGACGATGACAGATGACTTTAAAAGACTCCGGGCTTTGTTTGAATCCAAAAACCCAACCGACGAGGTTGTAAAAATCATCGCCAATCTGACAGGCGATTAGTAGAGAGTATATTAAGGGATGGCGCTGCCCTCCCTTAAACCCTCCCGCAAGGAGGCTAGCCTCCTTGACCTCAGGTTTTGGGGTTAGCGATTGGGTGGTTTAGTTTCATGTTTTGTTGGTTTGCTTGTTGGTAGAGAATTTTTTAACCGGCGTTCCACCGCTTAAAAAGTTTCAATGAGAGCTTCGCCCTCAAACAGACGAAAAGATTAAAAGATTTATAAATATCCTACGACACATCTATACCGATGTTCACTTACTTCGGAGAAGAATATGGATAACGATATTTAGTTCTTAGTTTTTCATCCAATGAGCAATTTTTCATTTGCCCAATATCACACGCAGGAAAGCCAGGACACCTGATTTCAATGGGAACTCTGCATGTATCCTGACCATAGGTTTCTGTCATAAAACTTTTCTGGCTTATCACTACAATTGCAAACTCAAATTTTTCATTTGTTTTCGGACAACTAACTATTTCGTATTTAGTTTCCTTTCTTTGCCCTGTTGCCACTTTGCGTTCCTCCTTTTTTTTGATTGCTTTTGATGTCTCCGCTAAGTCCAATTATGGCTGGATATAGATATTATTTGGTTAAATATACAGCAATGGCAGTTGTTCTCGGAACCCAAACCTTACCACCATTGGTTGCTTTTATAAATATAGCATCTTCTTTAATCCCACCTGAAAACTGATGGTTAGGTTCAATGTCTTCAATTTTGCCTAAATATGAATTATCAACTTTTAAATACAATTCAGTGCCAATCCTAATATTCCCTACT from Nitrospirota bacterium harbors:
- a CDS encoding DegT/DnrJ/EryC1/StrS family aminotransferase yields the protein MIPMLDLKKEFLEIQDEVIGTVTEILKSTRYVLGPHVEEFEKQFSQFLSAVDVNDLHSLGVASGTGALFLSLAALGIKAGDEVITTPFTFFATVESILYMGAKPVFVDIDDKTLNIDVNKIEDKITKKTRAILPVHLFGLPCNMDRVMDIANSHNLHVIEDCAQSTGAQINGRRTGTFGDTGCFSFYPSKNLGCYGDGGAVVTKSDTIYERIRTLRNHGSRGNYVHHEVGFNSRLDEIQAGVLLIKLRRLDEKNRMRRENANLYNSFLKDVVRCPAEPDGYVHSYHQYTIRSAHRDKIKETLSNEGISSVVYYPSPMHLQEALKGQGMKRGDLPVSEQAASEVLSLPVYPEMPQESIRKVADIIRSCLSG
- a CDS encoding Gfo/Idh/MocA family oxidoreductase, with product MYDLKSDSAVDVDKDSRLKVGVIGTGYFGKHHARVLSEIKNANLVAVSDINLSSAEEIGSRLNVKVYENFRELLKQVEAVVIATPTATHYNIAMECMNEGVHLFVEKPIASTVDEADVMIRMSQSKDLVLQVGHIERFNPGFKSIGKCLVNEMPLYIAAERVSPLIERALNVDVTLDLMIHDIDIAYAVAKSEVKSVYVTEESVVSGRIDTVSAWLEFENGMRALLIADRMSKEKRRTFKAVGRNNFLKLDYITQELLCYDYNGNMETINITSDVEPLKEELSSFVDCVISDGHPVVSGYDGRRALDIALRISNALREHAAVAAAQK
- the proB gene encoding glutamate 5-kinase, which gives rise to MPETIVVKIGSNILASAKGLNEKTIGQLAWDISAAHDEGYDLVVVSSGAVAAGRYKLSIAGHIHDINLKQAVAAVGQSSLVWAYEKAFGVFDKKVAQVLLTRDVFSDRKRFINAGNTLNTLLSLKVIPIINENDTVSVEELKFGDNDMLAALVASLLNASKLIILSDVDGLYTADPRKTSKARLISNVAEITDEIEALAGGAGTISGTGGMYSKIKAAKIATAHGIPVTIINGKKSGQLTNVLRGSTAFGTTFAAKQRKHGARKSWIASYLHTRGSVCLDDGATDAVVSNGKSLLPSGVRSIEGNFERGDAIFCITLDGKKIAKGIVNYGSSELVRIAGHKTSEIESILGYKYSDEIIHRNNLTLL
- the lpxB gene encoding lipid-A-disaccharide synthase, which codes for MIIAGESSGELYGALLAKKLREKWPNLFLLGVGGKKMETEGVELVAGITGAFGIFGAISSVKTLFGTYRKLIKIFKTKRVDVLVLIDFPDFNLFVAKAAKKYGIKVLYYVSPQVWAWRTGRIKKIAERSHIIAAILPFEPEMYEKAGTDCEFVGHPAMEELSQHVSDTESLKAEFSINPDAPVLGIFPGSRHGELKRHLPVIVDTIKTIKAVHPEFQFVIAVAPNLQTEKYKAQFDALNAHGVKFVAERSLDVLAISDVALMKSGTAAFQAALMGVPLVVFYKMPAIEFRIAKLIIDVSHINLANLIMEREVVKELIQEDATSARISAEIVSLYEDSAKRKTMTDDFKRLRALFESKNPTDEVVKIIANLTGD
- a CDS encoding sigma-54-dependent Fis family transcriptional regulator, translating into MDKKENTDELQPVKSKRGRKRLSEQVSSQYNQSAAKSPSKLSLKQQPYGEVVSYSVLDKSTESTLAFLTRDDTMKQILNDLKGVAKTNYKVLIHGLPGCGKTLMARMIHFLSERTDGVFAEFDTKAIAPDDMESFLFGQAASAGSEQKTGLLSKANNGTLYVKDFLNMPVWLLEKLVIAIDNHKYLPVGGVEPEPLNIRLITSVSKDIKSVANSDNVTEDLLYRLSDFFLPAPPLKDRAADIKILFDHFLANTCAGLKIDVPIVSNEAYRLLDTHEWPGNIAEVKSIAKNAVLKAAPDMITIEHIMFLKQPYSLPQDGPLRLKDVISGVVATYETNIIRELLERFKGNKSKVSRYLAIDYKTLLNKIKEHNI